A genomic region of Sphingobium sp. HWE2-09 contains the following coding sequences:
- the ppc gene encoding phosphoenolpyruvate carboxylase produces MQHPAHGDSLPAGAPAITQNPDIRYLGRLLGDVIRAYGGDKLYKQTEYIRSASVDRARGLQGADLTDTGLDALGLDDTLNFTRGFMLFSMLANLAEDRQGVAAEPGADVASVVERLASHGIDRDAVLDLLSHALIVPVLTAHPTEVRRKSMIDHKNRIADLMRLKDAGRSETDDGEQLDEAIFRQIALLWQTRPLRREKLFVADEIDNVLAYFRDTFLPVLPALYARWERVLGARPQSFLRVGSWIGGDRDGNPFVQAPQLEFALKRGCQAAIGYYLEALHALGAELSLSTELAHVPQAVLDLADASGDGSPSRQDEPYRRAISGIYARLAATCVALTGAQPARPSALKGDAYAMPQDLRRDLVTVAQGLASEGDGALATGGALGRLIRAVETFGFHLATLDMRQNSAVHERVVAELLRQAGVEADYLALDEYARIALLRRELASNRPLGSRFSAYGEETTSELAIVHAAATAHRIYGPACITHYIISKAESVSDLLEVNILLKEAGLWQAGVDGAPPQAAIMAIPLFETIADLEAAPSIMTAYFGLPEIAGVVKARGHQEVMIGYSDSNKDGGYITSTWSLYKASKALEPVFAQAGAAMQLFHGRGGAVGRGGGSAFAAIQAQPRGSVQGRIRITEQGEMIAAKFGSRDVAMTNLEAMTSATLLASLEPEGISDRDAARFSAAMDELSKNAFAAYRDLVYGTEGFKEFFRQLTPIQEISGLKIGSRPASRTKSNAIEDLRAIPWVFSWAQARVMLPGWYGVGQALDQFEDKALLADMGQHWSFLQSALANLEMVLAKSDLGIAARYLPLVEDQAAGEAMFGRIREGWQQAHDGLLAATGQSRLLEKNPALDESIRLRLPYIEPLNLLQVELLKRHRAGEDDPRIKEGIELSINAIATALRNSG; encoded by the coding sequence ATGCAGCATCCCGCCCATGGCGACTCTCTCCCCGCGGGCGCACCTGCGATCACCCAAAATCCTGACATCCGCTATCTCGGGCGGCTGCTGGGGGATGTCATTCGCGCTTATGGCGGGGACAAGCTCTACAAGCAGACCGAATATATCCGTTCCGCGTCGGTCGATCGCGCGCGCGGATTGCAGGGGGCGGACCTGACGGATACCGGGCTGGATGCGCTGGGGCTGGACGATACGCTCAACTTCACGCGCGGGTTCATGCTGTTTTCGATGCTCGCCAACCTGGCCGAGGACCGGCAGGGGGTCGCGGCCGAGCCGGGCGCGGACGTCGCGTCGGTGGTGGAGCGGCTGGCGTCGCACGGGATCGATCGCGACGCGGTGCTGGATCTGCTGTCGCACGCGCTGATCGTCCCGGTGCTGACCGCCCACCCGACCGAGGTGCGGCGCAAGAGCATGATCGATCATAAGAACCGCATTGCCGACCTGATGCGGCTCAAGGATGCGGGCCGCAGCGAGACGGACGATGGCGAGCAGCTGGACGAGGCGATCTTCCGCCAGATCGCGCTGCTGTGGCAGACGCGCCCGCTGCGCCGCGAGAAATTGTTCGTTGCCGATGAGATCGACAATGTGCTCGCCTATTTCCGCGATACCTTTCTGCCGGTGCTGCCCGCGCTCTATGCGCGGTGGGAGCGGGTGCTGGGCGCGCGGCCGCAAAGTTTCTTGCGGGTGGGGTCGTGGATCGGCGGGGATCGCGACGGCAATCCCTTCGTCCAGGCGCCGCAGCTGGAGTTCGCGCTGAAACGCGGCTGCCAGGCGGCGATCGGCTATTATCTCGAAGCGCTGCATGCGCTGGGCGCGGAACTCTCGCTCTCGACCGAACTGGCCCATGTGCCCCAGGCGGTGCTGGACCTGGCCGACGCCAGCGGCGACGGATCGCCCAGCCGCCAGGACGAACCCTATCGCCGCGCGATCTCGGGCATTTACGCACGGCTGGCGGCGACCTGCGTCGCACTGACCGGGGCGCAGCCCGCGCGGCCATCGGCACTGAAGGGAGACGCCTATGCGATGCCGCAGGATCTGCGCCGCGATCTGGTGACGGTGGCGCAGGGGCTGGCGAGCGAAGGCGATGGCGCGCTGGCGACCGGGGGCGCGCTCGGGCGGCTGATCCGTGCGGTGGAGACGTTCGGCTTCCACCTCGCCACGCTCGACATGCGGCAGAACAGCGCCGTGCATGAGCGGGTAGTGGCGGAACTGCTTAGGCAAGCAGGCGTGGAGGCGGACTATCTGGCGCTCGACGAATATGCGCGGATTGCGCTGCTGCGCCGGGAACTGGCGAGCAACCGGCCGCTGGGATCGCGCTTTTCCGCTTATGGCGAAGAAACGACGTCGGAACTGGCGATTGTCCATGCCGCCGCGACCGCGCACCGCATCTACGGCCCGGCCTGCATCACCCATTATATCATTTCCAAGGCCGAAAGCGTGTCCGACCTGCTGGAGGTCAACATCCTGCTGAAGGAAGCGGGGCTGTGGCAGGCGGGCGTGGATGGCGCGCCGCCGCAGGCCGCGATCATGGCGATCCCGCTGTTCGAGACGATCGCCGATCTGGAGGCCGCGCCATCCATCATGACCGCCTATTTCGGCCTGCCCGAAATCGCCGGCGTGGTGAAGGCGCGGGGCCATCAGGAAGTGATGATCGGCTATTCCGACAGCAACAAGGATGGCGGCTACATCACATCGACCTGGAGCTTGTACAAGGCGAGCAAGGCGCTGGAGCCGGTGTTCGCGCAGGCCGGGGCGGCTATGCAGCTGTTCCACGGGCGGGGCGGCGCGGTCGGGCGCGGCGGCGGGTCGGCCTTCGCGGCGATCCAGGCGCAGCCGCGGGGAAGCGTACAGGGCCGCATCCGCATCACCGAACAGGGCGAGATGATCGCCGCGAAATTCGGGTCGCGCGACGTCGCCATGACCAATTTGGAGGCGATGACCAGCGCCACCCTGCTCGCCAGTCTGGAGCCGGAGGGGATATCGGATCGCGACGCCGCCCGGTTCAGCGCAGCGATGGACGAACTGTCGAAAAACGCCTTTGCCGCCTATCGCGACCTCGTCTACGGCACGGAGGGGTTCAAGGAATTTTTCCGCCAGTTGACCCCGATTCAGGAGATTTCGGGCCTCAAGATCGGATCGCGGCCGGCCAGCCGGACCAAGAGCAATGCGATCGAAGATCTGCGCGCCATACCCTGGGTGTTCAGCTGGGCGCAGGCGCGGGTAATGCTGCCGGGCTGGTATGGCGTGGGGCAGGCGCTGGACCAGTTTGAGGACAAGGCGTTGCTGGCCGATATGGGGCAGCATTGGTCGTTCCTGCAATCCGCGCTCGCCAATCTGGAAATGGTGCTGGCGAAGTCGGACCTGGGCATCGCCGCGCGCTACCTGCCGCTGGTGGAGGATCAGGCGGCGGGCGAGGCGATGTTCGGGCGCATCCGTGAGGGGTGGCAACAGGCGCATGACGGGCTGTTAGCGGCGACCGGCCAGTCGCGGCTGCTGGAGAAGAATCCGGCGCTGGACGAATCGATCCGCCTGCGCCTGCCCTATATCGAGCCGCTGAACCTGTTGCAGGTCGAATTGCTCAAGCGCCATCGCGCGGGCGAGGACGATCCGCGGATCAAGGAAGGGATCGAGCTGTCGATCAACGCGATCGCTACGGCGCTGCGGAATAGCGGGTAG
- a CDS encoding class II aldolase/adducin family protein, whose protein sequence is MATAAKRPDMSAAEWEARQQLAACYRIFDHMGWSELIYNHITLRVPGEDDAFLINPFGLGYDEVTASNLVKIDIDGQVLYGSPYPVNRAGFMQHSLFHRHLPDAHCIIHTHTTAGMAVSSCAEGLRPISFYAAAFIGRIAHHDFEGVTIRPEEGERLIANLGDKRIMLLRNHGTLVMAPSLPQAFLTHWSLQRACEIQVAAGAAGTPIDIPADVIVVHQRDLSAVQLPVGPGVPDFQAMVRRIDRINSSWRE, encoded by the coding sequence ATGGCCACCGCCGCGAAACGCCCCGACATGTCCGCCGCCGAATGGGAAGCACGCCAGCAGCTCGCCGCCTGCTATCGCATCTTCGACCATATGGGCTGGTCGGAACTGATCTACAACCATATCACGCTCCGCGTTCCCGGTGAGGACGACGCGTTCCTGATCAACCCGTTCGGCCTTGGCTATGACGAGGTGACCGCGTCCAACCTGGTCAAGATCGATATCGACGGCCAAGTGCTGTACGGCAGCCCCTATCCGGTCAACCGCGCGGGCTTCATGCAGCATAGCCTGTTCCACCGGCACCTGCCCGACGCCCATTGCATCATCCATACCCATACCACTGCGGGCATGGCGGTGAGCAGTTGTGCGGAGGGGTTGCGCCCGATCAGCTTCTACGCCGCCGCCTTTATCGGGCGGATCGCGCATCACGACTTTGAAGGGGTCACGATCCGGCCGGAGGAAGGCGAAAGGCTGATCGCCAATCTGGGCGACAAGCGCATCATGCTGTTGCGCAATCACGGCACGCTGGTGATGGCGCCCAGCCTGCCGCAAGCCTTCCTGACCCATTGGTCGCTGCAACGCGCCTGCGAAATTCAGGTGGCGGCGGGCGCGGCGGGCACGCCGATCGACATTCCGGCCGACGTGATCGTGGTGCATCAGCGTGATCTCTCCGCGGTACAACTGCCGGTCGGGCCGGGCGTGCCCGACTTCCAGGCGATGGTGCGGCGGATCGACCGGATCAATTCCAGCTGGCGGGAGTAG
- a CDS encoding peptidase, which translates to MTGIRHRLLAAIGLAGALALGGCAYDDGYGYGGVSVGSGYYGGGYDPYWNSGYYQPGGFGGWYDNYYYPGSGYYVYDRGGRRQRWNDGQRRYWEGRRGDGRGDGRWRGRDRGPDGGWQGGNRPPRDGNGNWARPRPPQGGDGVDRGRNWGRDGGQGRGWRGNDGARPVPQPGLRQPQARPDRPQMGQPRSQRSWGGGPRSGGGGRDRSRARPN; encoded by the coding sequence ATGACGGGCATCCGACATCGGTTACTGGCCGCGATAGGTCTGGCGGGCGCGCTCGCTCTGGGCGGTTGCGCCTATGACGACGGCTATGGATATGGCGGCGTCAGCGTGGGCAGCGGCTATTATGGCGGCGGCTATGATCCCTATTGGAACAGCGGCTATTATCAGCCCGGCGGCTTTGGCGGCTGGTACGATAATTATTATTATCCCGGCAGCGGCTATTATGTGTACGACCGCGGCGGCCGACGCCAGCGCTGGAATGACGGCCAACGCCGCTATTGGGAAGGTCGCCGGGGCGACGGGCGCGGTGATGGCCGCTGGCGTGGTCGCGATCGCGGCCCGGACGGCGGCTGGCAGGGCGGCAATCGCCCGCCGCGCGACGGCAATGGCAATTGGGCGCGCCCGCGCCCGCCGCAGGGTGGCGATGGTGTGGATAGAGGCCGGAACTGGGGCCGCGATGGCGGCCAGGGGCGTGGCTGGCGCGGCAATGACGGCGCACGACCCGTGCCGCAACCCGGCCTGCGCCAACCCCAGGCTCGCCCCGACCGGCCGCAGATGGGCCAGCCGCGATCCCAGCGCAGTTGGGGTGGCGGGCCGCGATCGGGCGGCGGCGGACGCGATCGGTCCAGGGCGCGCCCGAACTGA
- a CDS encoding UdgX family uracil-DNA binding protein (This protein belongs to the uracil DNA glycosylase superfamily, members of which act in excision repair of DNA. However, it belongs more specifically to UdgX branch, whose founding member was found to bind uracil in DNA (where it does not belong), without cleaving it, appears to promote DNA repair by a pathway involving RecA, rather than base excision.): protein MYRVALSAPDDFDGWRAAARRLAVAGVDPADIVWQVGEAGGDLFGDTPLPADRPDAGFSVPRAFVDLAQSTILHRDPERFALLYALLCRLRTRPGVMEDKADPLLRRIDGLAKAVRRDIHKMRAFVRFREVADDGGARFVAWFEPDHHIVRANAGFFVRRFAAMRWSILTPEACIHWDGEKVLEGLGAQQSDAPTDDPIEDMWKGYYAAIFNPARLKVGAMLSEMPKKYWRNLPEAALIPDLIAGAQARESAMIATAPLAEKAPPKRQGNSAMAWAALRGEALGCTRCPLHRDATQTVFGEGPLDAPLLFIGEQPGDQEDLAGRPFVGPAGQLFDQALVAAGIDRSRAYVTNAVKHFKFERRGKRRLHQSPDAGEIEACRWWLKQEIDLVRPRIIVALGGSAARAMLGKAVTIGRVRGQAIALDDGAEGWVTVHPSYLLRLPDAERKAQEHDRFIADLRVIGERLRALG from the coding sequence ATGTACCGCGTCGCGCTGAGCGCCCCGGACGATTTCGACGGCTGGCGCGCGGCGGCGCGGCGGTTGGCGGTGGCGGGTGTCGATCCCGCCGATATTGTCTGGCAGGTGGGCGAGGCAGGCGGCGACCTGTTCGGCGACACGCCCCTGCCCGCCGATCGCCCCGACGCCGGTTTTTCCGTCCCCCGCGCCTTCGTTGATCTCGCGCAAAGCACCATCCTGCATCGCGATCCCGAACGTTTCGCGCTGCTCTACGCACTGCTATGCCGTCTGCGCACGCGGCCGGGGGTGATGGAGGACAAGGCCGATCCGCTGCTCCGCCGCATCGATGGGTTGGCCAAGGCGGTCCGCCGCGACATCCACAAGATGCGCGCTTTCGTGCGCTTTCGCGAAGTGGCGGATGACGGGGGCGCGCGCTTCGTCGCCTGGTTCGAACCGGACCATCATATCGTGCGCGCCAATGCCGGGTTCTTCGTGCGGCGCTTCGCCGCGATGCGCTGGTCGATCCTGACGCCGGAAGCCTGCATCCACTGGGATGGCGAAAAAGTGCTGGAAGGACTGGGCGCGCAGCAAAGCGACGCGCCCACTGACGATCCGATCGAGGATATGTGGAAGGGCTATTATGCCGCGATCTTCAACCCCGCCCGGCTCAAGGTCGGGGCGATGCTGTCCGAAATGCCCAAGAAATATTGGCGCAATCTGCCCGAAGCGGCATTGATCCCCGACCTGATCGCAGGGGCGCAGGCGCGCGAGTCCGCAATGATTGCCACCGCGCCGCTGGCGGAAAAGGCCCCGCCCAAACGCCAGGGCAACAGCGCGATGGCCTGGGCCGCGCTGCGCGGGGAGGCGCTGGGCTGTACCCGCTGCCCATTGCACCGGGACGCGACGCAGACGGTGTTCGGCGAAGGTCCGCTCGACGCGCCGCTGCTGTTCATCGGCGAGCAGCCGGGCGACCAGGAGGATCTGGCGGGACGGCCCTTCGTCGGACCGGCGGGGCAGCTGTTCGACCAGGCGCTGGTCGCCGCGGGCATCGACCGATCGCGCGCCTATGTCACCAACGCGGTCAAGCATTTCAAATTCGAACGACGCGGCAAGCGGCGGCTGCACCAGTCCCCCGATGCGGGCGAGATAGAGGCGTGCCGCTGGTGGCTGAAACAGGAGATCGATCTGGTGCGCCCGCGCATCATCGTGGCGCTGGGCGGCAGCGCGGCCCGCGCGATGCTGGGCAAGGCGGTGACGATCGGGCGCGTGCGCGGCCAGGCGATCGCGCTGGACGATGGGGCGGAAGGATGGGTGACGGTGCACCCGAGCTATTTGCTGCGGCTGCCCGATGCCGAGCGCAAGGCGCAGGAACATGACCGCTTTATCGCGGATCTGCGTGTCATCGGCGAGCGGTTGCGGGCGCTTGGCTAA
- a CDS encoding putative DNA modification/repair radical SAM protein: MAQLSTRAKLEILADAAKYDASCASSGTTKRDSRGGKGIGSTEGMGICHAYAPDGRCISLLKILLTNSCIFDCHYCINRRSSDVRRARFTAQEVVDLTLNFYRRNYIEGLFLSSGIIRSSDYTMEQMVEVARCLREDHGFRGYIHLKTIPDADPALIHQAGLHADRLSINVELPTESGLKRLAPEKDGVRIEGAMGRLRSDMEDGQDARSKYKHAPRFAPAGQSTQMIVGADAADDRAIIARASSLYDRHKLRRVYYSAFSPIPSPSAVLPLQRPPLLREHRLYQSDWMIRFYGYDAKEIAAATDAVTGCLPLDIDPKLAWALNHRATFPVDVNRAPREALLRVPGLGVKAVDRILSSRRHRRLRLDDVARLTTSIKKLRPFLIAADWRPIALIDRADLRARVAPPAKQLDLFA; the protein is encoded by the coding sequence ATGGCCCAGCTTTCCACTCGTGCGAAACTCGAAATTTTGGCCGACGCCGCCAAATATGATGCGTCCTGCGCGTCGTCCGGCACGACGAAGCGCGACAGTCGCGGCGGCAAGGGGATCGGATCGACCGAGGGCATGGGGATTTGCCACGCCTATGCGCCCGACGGCCGCTGCATTTCCCTGCTCAAGATATTGCTGACCAACAGCTGCATCTTCGACTGCCATTATTGCATCAACCGGCGGTCGAGCGATGTGCGCCGCGCGCGCTTCACCGCGCAGGAGGTGGTGGACCTGACGCTCAATTTCTATCGCCGCAATTATATCGAGGGGCTGTTCCTGTCGTCGGGCATCATCCGGTCGTCCGACTATACGATGGAACAGATGGTCGAGGTGGCGCGATGCCTGCGGGAAGATCATGGCTTTCGCGGCTATATTCATTTGAAGACGATCCCGGACGCCGACCCCGCCCTGATCCACCAAGCCGGGCTGCATGCCGACCGGCTGTCGATCAACGTCGAACTACCGACCGAAAGCGGCCTCAAGCGGCTCGCCCCGGAAAAGGACGGGGTGCGGATCGAAGGGGCGATGGGGCGGCTGCGCAGCGATATGGAGGATGGGCAGGACGCGCGGAGCAAATATAAGCATGCACCGCGCTTTGCGCCTGCGGGCCAGTCGACCCAGATGATCGTCGGCGCGGACGCCGCTGACGATCGCGCGATCATCGCGCGGGCCAGCAGCCTGTACGACCGGCACAAGCTGCGCCGCGTCTATTATAGCGCCTTCTCTCCCATCCCTTCGCCCAGCGCGGTGCTGCCGCTGCAACGCCCGCCTTTGTTGCGCGAACATCGGCTCTACCAGTCCGACTGGATGATCCGCTTCTATGGCTATGACGCCAAAGAGATTGCCGCGGCGACCGACGCGGTGACCGGATGCCTGCCGCTCGACATCGATCCCAAGCTCGCCTGGGCGCTCAACCATCGCGCCACCTTCCCCGTGGACGTCAACCGCGCCCCGCGAGAGGCGCTGCTGCGCGTGCCGGGGCTGGGGGTAAAGGCGGTGGACCGCATCCTGTCGAGCCGCCGCCATCGCCGCCTGCGGCTGGACGACGTGGCGCGGCTGACGACATCGATCAAGAAATTGCGCCCCTTCCTGATCGCGGCGGACTGGCGGCCGATCGCCCTGATCGATCGCGCGGACCTGCGCGCGCGTGTCGCCCCGCCTGCCAAACAGCTCGATCTCTTTGCCTGA
- the mgtE gene encoding magnesium transporter, whose translation MNQRGDAAEPLLRGDDTDDEAILDQAETGLDEDDRLKPEFLSAVLDAVEDGDNEKARELVSPLHPADIADLLELAPSERRARVAAALGDLVGAEVLSELNDYVRDDLIGALAPEQVAEFAAELDTDDAVAMIEDMEEADQQAVLDALDPEDRAAIESALSYPEESAGRLMQRDLVAVPDHMTVGQVIDYLRDNDDLTRDFWEIYVVDAMHRPIGYCQLSWILTCPRGIAMADLMKREQTLIPVDMDQEEVALRFQKYALISAAVVDSAGRLVGMITVDDVVHIIAEEAGEDILRLSGAGEGDINQPILMTVRTRLVWLVVNLGTAMIAASVVGLFERTIEHLAILAALMGIVSGMGGNAGTQTLAVMVRAIATNQVTSSNTLRIIGREFRIAATNGSVLGFLIGIGSYLIYGELGLSLVFATAILMNNMVAGLAGVLIPVTLDRCNVDPAVSSAVFVTMMTNSMGFLTFLGLATIFLT comes from the coding sequence ATGAACCAGCGCGGCGATGCAGCCGAACCCCTGTTGCGTGGGGACGACACGGACGATGAAGCGATCCTCGACCAGGCCGAAACCGGCCTGGACGAGGATGATCGGCTGAAGCCCGAATTCCTGTCCGCCGTGCTCGACGCGGTGGAGGATGGCGACAATGAAAAGGCGCGCGAGCTGGTCTCGCCGCTGCATCCCGCCGACATCGCCGACCTTCTGGAACTGGCCCCATCGGAACGGCGCGCCCGGGTGGCCGCTGCGCTCGGCGATCTGGTCGGCGCGGAAGTGCTGTCGGAACTTAACGACTATGTGCGCGATGACCTGATCGGCGCGCTGGCGCCCGAACAGGTCGCCGAATTTGCCGCCGAACTCGATACCGACGACGCCGTCGCGATGATCGAGGATATGGAGGAGGCCGACCAGCAGGCCGTCCTCGACGCGCTCGACCCCGAAGACCGCGCGGCGATCGAAAGCGCGCTATCCTATCCCGAGGAATCCGCCGGGCGCCTGATGCAGCGCGATCTGGTCGCGGTGCCCGATCATATGACGGTCGGCCAGGTGATCGACTATCTGCGCGACAATGACGACCTGACCCGCGATTTCTGGGAAATCTATGTGGTCGATGCGATGCATCGGCCGATCGGCTATTGCCAGCTCAGCTGGATTCTCACCTGCCCGCGCGGCATCGCCATGGCCGACCTGATGAAGCGCGAACAGACGCTGATCCCGGTCGACATGGACCAGGAGGAAGTCGCGCTGCGCTTCCAGAAATATGCGCTGATCTCCGCCGCCGTGGTCGATTCGGCGGGCCGGCTGGTCGGGATGATCACGGTCGATGACGTGGTCCACATCATCGCCGAAGAAGCGGGCGAGGACATATTGCGCCTGTCGGGTGCGGGCGAAGGCGACATCAACCAGCCGATCCTGATGACGGTGCGCACGCGCCTGGTCTGGCTGGTCGTCAATTTGGGCACGGCGATGATCGCCGCATCGGTGGTGGGCCTGTTCGAACGCACGATCGAACATCTGGCGATCCTGGCGGCGCTGATGGGCATCGTGTCGGGCATGGGCGGCAATGCGGGGACGCAGACGCTGGCGGTCATGGTGCGCGCCATCGCCACCAATCAGGTTACCAGTTCCAACACGCTGCGCATCATCGGCCGGGAATTTCGCATCGCCGCAACCAACGGATCGGTGCTGGGATTCCTGATCGGCATCGGCTCCTACCTCATCTACGGCGAACTGGGACTGTCGTTGGTGTTCGCCACCGCCATCCTGATGAACAATATGGTCGCGGGGCTGGCGGGCGTGCTGATCCCGGTCACGCTCGACCGCTGCAATGTCGATCCGGCGGTATCCTCGGCGGTGTTCGTGACGATGATGACCAATTCGATGGGCTTCCTCACCTTCCTGGGGCTGGCGACGATCTTCCTCACCTGA
- a CDS encoding hemerythrin domain-containing protein — protein sequence MANATIFDRLKQDHDTHRQLFAKMEEAAKDDDRLEKLFEQFKVEVSAHAAAEEETLYATMLAQPDLREDAQHSVSEHKEIDDYLEELDDLKFNGEAWRKKFAEMKKRYLHHIDEEEEEMFPDAAKELTAEQEDQLGKLFAKRKPVELERAQAED from the coding sequence ATGGCCAACGCCACGATTTTCGATCGCCTGAAACAGGATCACGACACCCACCGCCAGCTCTTCGCCAAGATGGAGGAGGCCGCGAAGGACGACGACCGGCTGGAAAAGCTGTTCGAGCAATTCAAGGTGGAAGTATCCGCCCATGCCGCGGCGGAGGAGGAAACGCTCTACGCCACCATGCTCGCCCAGCCGGACCTGCGCGAAGACGCGCAGCACAGCGTGTCGGAGCATAAGGAAATCGACGATTATCTGGAAGAACTGGACGATCTGAAATTCAATGGCGAGGCGTGGCGCAAGAAATTCGCCGAAATGAAGAAGCGCTACCTGCATCATATCGATGAGGAAGAGGAAGAGATGTTCCCCGACGCCGCCAAGGAATTGACGGCGGAGCAGGAGGACCAGCTCGGCAAGCTGTTCGCCAAGCGCAAGCCCGTCGAACTGGAACGCGCGCAGGCGGAAGACTGA
- a CDS encoding outer membrane protein codes for MKTLLFSAAAAAFLLPAAAMAQDDAGSSTRRIEPYVGVMGGVHNYDSETSKEGIPPVGYKGRMVEGVAGVNVNVAGPLVLGVEGTASKGVSGDIDWEYGAAGRVGVKAGKDSMIFTKVGYQWTNFDALGPDSRDYHGMTYGAGVELSPADMGGSAQSSNVRLRVQADTTGNFHSIRPMAGVVAKF; via the coding sequence ATGAAGACACTGCTTTTTTCGGCAGCTGCTGCTGCATTCCTGTTGCCTGCCGCCGCCATGGCGCAGGACGACGCGGGTTCCTCCACCCGCCGCATCGAACCCTATGTCGGCGTGATGGGCGGCGTGCATAATTATGACAGCGAAACCAGCAAAGAAGGCATTCCGCCGGTCGGCTATAAGGGCCGGATGGTCGAAGGCGTCGCCGGTGTGAACGTCAATGTCGCAGGACCGCTGGTCCTGGGCGTAGAGGGCACCGCGTCCAAGGGCGTGTCGGGCGACATCGATTGGGAATATGGCGCGGCGGGCCGCGTCGGCGTGAAGGCGGGCAAGGACAGCATGATCTTCACCAAGGTCGGCTATCAATGGACCAATTTCGATGCGCTGGGGCCGGATAGCCGCGACTATCATGGCATGACCTATGGCGCAGGCGTGGAATTGTCGCCCGCCGACATGGGTGGTTCGGCCCAGAGCAGCAATGTCCGCTTGCGCGTACAGGCCGACACGACCGGCAATTTCCACTCGATCCGCCCGATGGCGGGTGTGGTCGCGAAATTCTGA
- a CDS encoding DUF1489 family protein, with amino-acid sequence MPLHITKIAFRSESPASLRAWLESHEGEARITTRYLPKRVEEMTGGSLYWIHGHMLVGRSPILGFEETGQGRYWVRLEPRLIPVRGKPKRAHQGWRYLEDADAPPDLNDGEAEDLDAMPAALLGELSKLGLV; translated from the coding sequence ATGCCGCTCCACATCACCAAGATCGCCTTTCGCAGCGAAAGCCCCGCATCCTTACGCGCCTGGCTGGAAAGCCATGAAGGCGAAGCGCGGATCACCACCCGCTACCTGCCAAAGCGCGTGGAGGAGATGACGGGCGGGTCGCTCTACTGGATTCACGGCCATATGCTGGTCGGCCGCAGCCCGATATTGGGGTTCGAGGAAACCGGGCAGGGCCGCTACTGGGTCCGGCTGGAACCCCGGCTGATCCCGGTGCGCGGCAAGCCCAAGCGCGCGCATCAGGGCTGGCGCTATCTGGAAGACGCCGACGCTCCGCCCGACCTGAACGATGGCGAGGCGGAGGACCTGGACGCGATGCCCGCGGCGCTGCTGGGGGAATTGAGCAAATTGGGGCTGGTGTAG
- the rpsU gene encoding 30S ribosomal protein S21 has product MQIIVRDNNVDQALRALKKKLQREGVYREMKLRRHYEKPSEKRAREKAAAVRRARKMDRKRAERDGVR; this is encoded by the coding sequence ATGCAGATCATCGTTCGCGACAACAATGTCGACCAGGCTCTTCGCGCGCTCAAGAAGAAGCTGCAGCGTGAAGGCGTGTATCGCGAAATGAAGCTGCGTCGCCACTACGAAAAGCCGTCGGAAAAGCGCGCCCGCGAAAAGGCGGCGGCTGTCCGCCGTGCGCGCAAGATGGACCGTAAGCGCGCTGAGCGCGACGGCGTCCGTTAA
- a CDS encoding peptidylprolyl isomerase, translating into MADETLTLTLDSGGDVVIKLRPDLAPGHVERIVTLAKDGFYDGVVFHRVIPGFMAQGGDPTGTGMGGSKLPDIKAEFSRQPHVRGVCSMARSSNPNSANSQFFICFDDATFLDGQYTVWGEVTSGMEHVDALPKGEPPRTPGKIVTATVA; encoded by the coding sequence ATGGCCGACGAAACCCTTACCCTTACTCTCGACAGCGGCGGCGACGTCGTGATCAAGCTGCGCCCTGACCTAGCCCCCGGCCATGTCGAGCGCATCGTGACGCTCGCCAAGGACGGCTTTTACGACGGCGTGGTCTTCCACCGCGTCATCCCCGGCTTCATGGCGCAGGGCGGCGATCCGACCGGCACCGGCATGGGCGGATCGAAGCTGCCCGACATCAAGGCCGAGTTCAGCCGCCAGCCGCATGTGCGCGGCGTCTGCTCAATGGCCCGTTCGTCCAACCCGAACAGTGCCAACAGCCAGTTCTTCATCTGCTTCGACGACGCGACCTTCCTGGACGGCCAATATACCGTCTGGGGCGAAGTGACGTCGGGCATGGAACATGTCGACGCCCTGCCCAAGGGCGAGCCGCCGCGCACGCCGGGCAAGATCGTCACGGCGACCGTGGCTTAA